One stretch of Aythya fuligula isolate bAytFul2 chromosome 24, bAytFul2.pri, whole genome shotgun sequence DNA includes these proteins:
- the PIP4K2B gene encoding phosphatidylinositol 5-phosphate 4-kinase type-2 beta: protein MWGANHTINELSNVPVPVMLMPDDFKAYSKIKVDNHLFNKENLPSRFKFKEYCPLVFRNLRERFGIDDQDYQNSVTRSAPVNSDSQGRCGARFLTTYDRRFVIKAVSSEDVAEMHNILKKYHQFIVECHGNTLLPQFLGMYRLTVDGVETYMVVTRNVFSHRLTVHRKYDLKGSTVSREASDKEKAKDLPTFKDNDFLNEGQKLHVGEESKKNFLEKLKRDVEFLAQLKIMDYSLLVGIHDVDRAEQEEMEVEDRAEDEECENDGLGGNPISSYGTPPDSPGNLLNYPRFFGPGEFDPSVDVYAMKSHESAPKKEVYFMAIIDILTPYDAKKKAAHAAKTVKHGAGAEISTVNPEQYSKRFNEFMSNILT from the exons ATGTGGGGGGCCAACCACACG atcAATGAACTCAGCAATGTTCCTGTCCCTGTCATGCTGATGCCCGACGACTTCAAAGCCTACAGTAAGATCAAGGTGGACAATCACCTATTTAACAA GGAGAACTTGCCAAGTCGCTTTAAATTTAAGGAGTACTGCCCGCTGGTGTTCCGAAACCTCCGGGAAAGATTTGGGATTGACGATCAAGACTACCAG AACTCGGTGACGCGAAGCGCCCCGGTGAACAGCGACAGCCAGGGCCGCTGCGGGGCCCGCTTCCTCACCACCTACGACAGGAGGTTTGTCATTAAGGCGGTGTCAAGCGAGGACGTGGCGGAGATGCACAACATCTTAAAGAAGTACCATCAG ttCATCGTGGAGTGCCACGGGAACACCCTCCTGCCCCAGTTCCTTGGCATGTACCGGCTCACCGTGGATGGAGTGGAAACCTACATGGTGGTTACCAGGAACGTGTTCAGCCACAGGCTGACTGTGCATCGGAAATACGACCTGAAG GGCTCAACAGTATCCAGGGAAGCGAGCGATAAGGAGAAG GCCAAGGATCTGCCAACGTTCAAGGACAACGACTTCTTGAATGAGGGACAGAAGCTGCACGTTGGGGAGGAGAGTAAAAAGAACTTCCTGGAAAAGCTGAAGCGGGATGTGGAG TTTTTAGCTCAGCTGAAGATTATGGACTACAGCCTGCTGGTCGGGATCCACGATGTTGACCgagcagagcaggaagagaTGGAAGTGGAGGATCGGGCAGAGGATGAGGAGTGCGAGAACGACGGCCTTGGAGGCAACCCCATTTCCTCCTACGGCACGCCCCCCGACAGCCCTGGCAATCTCCTCAACTACCCTCGCTTCTTTGGGCCTGGAGAGTTCGATCCTTCTGTGGACGTCTATGCCATGAAAAGTCACGAAA GTGCCCCCAAGAAGGAAGTGTACTTCATGGCCATTATAGACATTCTTACGCCATACGATGCGAAGAAGAAAGCTGCACACGCTGCCAAAACGGTGAAACATGGG GCTGGGGCAGAGATCTCCACCGTGAACCCCGAGCAGTACTCGAAACGCTTCAACGAATTTATGTCCAATATCCTGACATAG
- the CWC25 gene encoding pre-mRNA-splicing factor CWC25 homolog — MGGGDLNLKKSWHPQTLRNVEKVWKAEQKHEAERKKIEELQRELQEERAREEMQRYAEDMGTVRKREEKLEWMYQGPGGMVNREEYLMGRPVDKYVFEKTEDKDAGCSNETGLLPGSIFAKSGANSVLDMANKIREDPLFMIRKREEEKKREVLNNPVKMKKIKELLQNSLDKKKKKKEKKKKHKKHRHRSSSSESASSDDERSKARSQKKMNSSSWKPAPTKVPGYGLQVRDSDLSHKSRSSPAASQERAPHKHRDRSRSRSQSRSPQRRGSKKSTEQLGCRGSRSPSRHSKHNREEKGRARSPSPKKSYRRQHVPGYTRKISPEELERKRQEMMENAKWREEERANNLRKHRKEEELERELEKLDSRDGKFLHRLKLESASTSTLEDRVKRNIHSLQRTPAALEKNFMQR, encoded by the exons ATGGGGGGGGGCGACCTG AACCTGAAGAAGAGCTGGCACCCGCAGACCCTGCGCAATGTGGAGAAGGTGTGGAAGGCCGAGCAGAAGCATGAGGCCGAGCGGAAAAAGATCGAGGAGCTGCAgcgggagctgcaggaggagcggGCCCGCGAGGAGATGCAGCGCTACGCCGAGGACATGGGCACTGTCAG gaaaagagaagagaagctgGAGTGGATGTACCAGGGTCCTGGGGGCATGGTCAACAGAGAGGAGTACCTGATGGGTCGTCCCGTGGACAAATACGTCTTTGAGAAGACAGAAGACAAGGATGCGGGCTGTTCCAACGAGACCGGGCTTCTCCCAGGCTCCATTTTTGCCAAGTCTGGTGCCAATTCTGTTCTAGACATGGCAAACAAAATCCGTGAGGATCCGCTCTTCATGATCAG aaagagagaggaggaaaagaagagagaagttCTGAATAATCctgtgaaaatgaagaaaatcaaagaacTG CTGCAAAACAGCttggataaaaaaaagaagaagaaagagaagaagaagaagcacaAGAAACATCGACATCGCAGTTCTAGCAGTGAAAGTGCCAGCAGTGATGATGAGCGAAGCAAAGCTAG GTCTCAGAAGAAGATGAACAGTTCCTCCTGGAAACCTGCTCCTACCAAAGTCCCAGGATATGGCTTACAG GTAAGGGACTCTGATCTGAGCCACAAGTCTCGGAGTtccccagctgccagccaggagaGGGCCCCCCACAAGCACCGGGATCGCTCCAGGTCCAGGAGCCAGTCCCGCTCGCCACAGAGACGTGGGAGCAAGAAGAGCACGGAACAGTTGGGGTGCAGGGGATCGAGGTCTCCGTCCAGGCACAGCAAACA CAATcgagaggagaaaggaagagccAGAAGCCCTTCCCCTAAAAAGAGCTACCGACGACAGCACGTTCCAGGGTACACGAG AAAGATCTCTCCGGAGGAACTGGAGCGTAAACGCCaggaaatgatggaaaatgCCAAGTGGCGGGAAGAAGAGAGAGCAAACAACCTCAGGAAACACCgaaaggaggaggagctggaacgagagctggagaagctggacTCCCGGGATGGAAAGTTCTTGCA TCGCTTAAAACTAGAGAGCGCGTCTACTTCCACTCTAGAGGACCGAGTAAAGCGCAACATCCACTCCCTTCAGAGAACTCCCGCCGCCTTGGAAAAAAACTTTATGCAGAGATGA